One genomic window of Gracilinema caldarium DSM 7334 includes the following:
- a CDS encoding helix-turn-helix domain-containing protein yields the protein MSDFTNVGKRIRTVRESRKISVADLAERAGLHPDLVAALEQNQLPPSLAPLIKIARVLGVRLGTFLDDVDSLGPVITRADAQVPAVRFAGRTGAVSSDLDFYSLAHNKAGRHMEPFIIDIHGSSSEDVHTSSHEGEEFIYVLTGAVEVFYGKETYVLHEGDSIYLDSIVEHHVHSTAGEARILAVVYTPY from the coding sequence ATGTCTGATTTTACGAACGTTGGTAAGCGAATACGAACTGTGCGGGAATCTCGAAAAATCAGTGTGGCCGATCTGGCTGAGCGGGCAGGACTGCATCCGGATCTGGTTGCAGCTCTGGAACAGAATCAGTTGCCCCCGTCTCTGGCACCCCTCATCAAAATTGCCCGGGTCTTAGGGGTCCGATTGGGAACCTTTCTTGATGATGTGGATTCCCTCGGTCCTGTTATTACCAGGGCCGATGCTCAGGTTCCAGCGGTGCGTTTTGCGGGGCGTACCGGTGCAGTTTCCAGTGATCTGGATTTTTATTCCCTGGCTCATAACAAGGCAGGCCGCCATATGGAGCCATTTATTATCGATATTCACGGTTCCTCATCAGAGGATGTCCATACCTCTTCTCATGAAGGTGAGGAATTTATCTATGTACTCACGGGAGCCGTGGAAGTTTTTTATGGGAAGGAGACCTATGTGCTTCATGAGGGGGATTCGATCTATCTGGATTCCATTGTGGAACATCATGTCCACAGTACCGCGGGCGAGGCCCGGATTCTAGCTGTTGTGTATACTCCCTATTAA